The following are encoded in a window of Scleropages formosus chromosome 7, fSclFor1.1, whole genome shotgun sequence genomic DNA:
- the LOC108926285 gene encoding dysbindin domain-containing protein 1-like yields the protein MEARGGAGSPEPNKDAQKLRRPSSSGEVNTEPSHNASGGAERGFPVPISGLLQVAERRQPLSSVSSLEVHFDLLDLTELTDMSDQELTEVFVDSDEEHHNELAASCPTDAPALQPHGDSRLSGHHHPPQPRGGYLRSPSWSRCSRGDAGRERKRQSESDTREPFPRAERPKQP from the exons ATGGAGGCACGGGGAGGAGCGGGCAGCCCAG AGCCAAACAAAGACGCGCAGAAGCTACGGAGGCCTTCCAGCTCAGGGGAAGTGAACACAGAACCTTCCCACAATGCCTCAGGAGGAGCGGAGAGAGGATTTCCGGTGCCCATCTCTGGGCTGCTTCAGGTCGCAGAGAGGAGAC aGCCCCTGAGCAGCGTGTCCTCCCTGGAGGTGCACTTTGACCTCCTAGATCTGACCGAGCTCACGGATATGTCTGACCAGGAGCTGACCGAGGTCTTTGTCGATTCAGATGAAGAACACCACAATGAATTGGCAGCAA GTTGCCCCACTGACGCTCCGGCTCTTCAGCCTCACGGTGACAGTCGTCTATCAG GCCACCATCACCCGCCTCAGCCCCGAGGAGGGTACTTGCGCTCGCCCTCGTGGAGCCGGTGCAGCAGAGGAGATGCAGGGCGGGAGAGAAAACGCCAAAGCGAGTCGGACACCAGGGAGCCCTTCCCGCGGGCGGAGCGGCCCAAGCAGCCATGA
- the LOC108926191 gene encoding AFG3-like protein 1 isoform X1: MGLLSVAGWALRNGARALDTAVRPWRTSRALSCLTAAVHRFPQTQSDIIIMHHLACRQTVYPSPALFCLRKAPKGFGKFYSKDGNAPGGERPAGGGQVEVNSKDSHPGGEEKKSRRKGSNLWTRLQKGDFPWDERDLQYLAIALAGMVSAFLYFYFREVGKEITWKDFVQFYLTRGLVDRLEVVNKQYVRVIPAPGVNTSNVNYVWFSIGSVDMFERNLEAAHQELGVEPAHRVSVIYRSESDGSFLRSMIPTFLLIGFLLFSLRQGPMMGGAGGGSRGGLFSMGASKAKMLKDNINVKFKDVAGCEEAKLEIMEFVNFLKNPKQYQDLGAKIPKGAVLSGPPGTGKTLLAKATAGEAGVPFITVNGSEFLEMFVGVGPARVRDMFAMARKNAPCILFIDEIDAVGKKRGQGNFGGQNEQENTLNQLLVEMDGFNTSTNVVVLAGTNRPDILDPALMRPGRFDRQIYIGPPDIKGRASIFKVHLRTLVLDSTMDKDALARKMAALTPGFTGADIANVCNEAALIAARDLNTSVDVKHFEQAIERVIGGLEKKTQVLQPTEKKTVAYHEAGHAVVGWFLKHADPLLKVSIIPRGKGLGYAQYLPKEQYLYTREQLFDRMCMMLGGRVAEQVFFGRVTTGAQDDLKKITQSAYAQIIQFGMSDKVGQMSFDLPQQGEMLTEKPYSEATAQLIDEEVRDLINAAFERTRSLVLDKRDLVDKVGKRLLEKEVLDKADMLELLGPRPFEEKSTYEEFVEGTGSFDEDTSLPLGLRDWNRQREEALQEGQAV, encoded by the exons ATGGGGTTGCTGAGCGTGGCTGGCTGGGCGCTGCGGAACGGGGCGAGAGCGCTTGATACCGCCGTGAGGCCCTGGCGCACATCAAGGGCATTGAGCTGCTTGACCGCTGCTGTACAT CGTTTTCCTCAAACTCAAAGTGATATTATCATTATGCACCATTTGGCTTGTCGCCAAACTGTGTATCCGTCCCCTGCGCTGTTTTGCCTCAGAAAAGCTCCGAAAG GTTTTGGCAAGTTCTACTCAAAGGATGGGAATGCACCTGGAGGCGAACGGCCTGCTGGGGGAGGCCAAG TAGAGGTGAACTCTAAGGACTCTCATCCTGgtggagaggagaagaaaagcagGAGGAAGGGCTCCAATTTGTGGACACGCCTACAGAAG GGGGACTTCCCCTGGGATGAGAGGGACTTACAGTACCTGGCCATTGCTTTGGCAGGAATGGTGTCTGCATTCCTGTACTTCTATTTCCGGGAAGTAGGCAAGGAAATTACCTGGAAGGATTTTGTGCAATTCTACCTGACCAGGGGACTG GTGGACCGCCTGGAGGTGGTGAACAAGCAGTATGTCAGAGTCATTCCGGCACCAGGGGTGAACACCTCTAATGTG AACTATGTGTGGTTCAGCATCGGTAGTGTGGACATGTTTGAGCGCAACCTGGAGGCAGCCCATCAGGAGCTAGGTGTAGAGCCAGCCCACAGAGTGTCAGTGATCTACAGGTCTGAGAGTGATGG GTCTTTTTTGAGGAGCATGATTCCCACCTTTCTGCTGATTGggttcctcctcttctccctgCGCCAGGGACCTATGATGGGAGGTGCAGGTGGTGGCAGTCGAGGAGGGCTCTTCAGCATGGGAGCGTCTAAGGCCAAGATGTTAAAGGACAACATCAATGTCAAGTTCAAAGATGTGGCTGGTTGTGAAGAGGCCAAACTGGAGATCATGGAGTTTGTCAATTTTCTAAAGAATCCCAAACAGTACCAAGATCTTGGGGCCAAAATACCCAAG GGAGCTGTGCTCTCTGGGCCCCCGGGAACAGGCAAGACTCTTTTGGCAAAGGCAACTGCTGGAGAAGCGGGAGTCCCTTTCATCACTGTCAATGGGTCCGAGTTCCTTGAGATGTTTGTCGGTGTGGGGCCTGCTAGG GTGAGGGATATGTTTGCCATGGCGCGGAAGAACGCTCCCTGTATCCTTTTCATTGATGAGATTGATGCAGTGGGCAAAAAGAGGGGCCAGGGCAATTTTGGTGGCCAGAACGAGCAGGAAAATACACTGAACCAGCTATTGGTGGAGATGGATG GTTTCAACACGAGCACTAATGTAGTTGTGCTGGCTGGGACCAACCGACCTGATATACTGGATCCAGCCCTCATGAGGCCTGGCAGATTTGACCGGCAGATCTACATAG GTCCACCTGACATCAAGGGCAGGGCTTCCATCTTCAAAGTTCACCTGCGTACACTGGTGCTGGACAGCACTATGGACAAGGATGCTTTGGCCAGGAAAATGGCGGCCCTCACACCAGGCTTCACTG GAGCTGATATTGCTAATGTGTGCAACGAGGCAGCCCTCATTGCTGCCAGGGATCTTAATACGTCGGTTGACGTAAAGCACTTTGAGCAGGCCATTGAGCGGGTTATTGGAG GTCTGGAGAAGAAAACTCAGGTCCTACAGCCCACTGAGAAGAAGACAGTGGCATACCACGAGGCTGGTCATGCTGTCGTGGGCTGGTTCCTGAAGCATGCTGATCCCTTACTGAAG GTGTCCATCATCCCCCGTGGGAAGGGCCTTGGCTATGCACAGTATCTGCCCAAGGAGCAGTACCTGTACACGCGAGAGCAGCTGTTCGACCGCATGTGCATGATGCTTGGGGGCCGTGTGGCCGAGCAAGTCTTTTTTGGCCGGGTCACCACTGGAGCACAGGATGACCTGAAAAAAATCACTCAGTCAGCCTATGCACAG ATTATACAGTTTGGGATGAGCGACAAGGTGGGCCAGATGTCTTTTGACCTTCCGCAGCAGGGCGAGATGCTAACAGAGAAACCCTACAGTGAGGCCACGGCACAGCTGATTGATGAAGAGGTTCGGGACCTCATTAATGCTGCGTTTGAGCGAACCCGCAGCCTAGTGCTGGACAAGAGAGACCTGGTGGACAAG GTAGGCAAGAGGCTTCTGGAGAAGGAGGTCTTGGATAAGGCTGACATGCTGGAGCTGCTAGGTCCAAGGCCCTTTGAGGAGAAGTCTACCTACGAGGAGTTTGTGGAGGGCACAGGCAGCTTTGACGAAGACACAAGCCTGCCCCTGGGCCTGCGGGACTGGAACAGGCAGCGGGAGGAGGCCCTACAGGAAGGCCAGGCTGTTTAG
- the LOC108926191 gene encoding AFG3-like protein 1 isoform X2, which yields MGLLSVAGWALRNGARALDTAVRPWRTSRALSCLTAAVHRFPQTQSDIIIMHHLACRQTVYPSPALFCLRKAPKGFGKFYSKDGNAPGGERPAGGGQEVNSKDSHPGGEEKKSRRKGSNLWTRLQKGDFPWDERDLQYLAIALAGMVSAFLYFYFREVGKEITWKDFVQFYLTRGLVDRLEVVNKQYVRVIPAPGVNTSNVNYVWFSIGSVDMFERNLEAAHQELGVEPAHRVSVIYRSESDGSFLRSMIPTFLLIGFLLFSLRQGPMMGGAGGGSRGGLFSMGASKAKMLKDNINVKFKDVAGCEEAKLEIMEFVNFLKNPKQYQDLGAKIPKGAVLSGPPGTGKTLLAKATAGEAGVPFITVNGSEFLEMFVGVGPARVRDMFAMARKNAPCILFIDEIDAVGKKRGQGNFGGQNEQENTLNQLLVEMDGFNTSTNVVVLAGTNRPDILDPALMRPGRFDRQIYIGPPDIKGRASIFKVHLRTLVLDSTMDKDALARKMAALTPGFTGADIANVCNEAALIAARDLNTSVDVKHFEQAIERVIGGLEKKTQVLQPTEKKTVAYHEAGHAVVGWFLKHADPLLKVSIIPRGKGLGYAQYLPKEQYLYTREQLFDRMCMMLGGRVAEQVFFGRVTTGAQDDLKKITQSAYAQIIQFGMSDKVGQMSFDLPQQGEMLTEKPYSEATAQLIDEEVRDLINAAFERTRSLVLDKRDLVDKVGKRLLEKEVLDKADMLELLGPRPFEEKSTYEEFVEGTGSFDEDTSLPLGLRDWNRQREEALQEGQAV from the exons ATGGGGTTGCTGAGCGTGGCTGGCTGGGCGCTGCGGAACGGGGCGAGAGCGCTTGATACCGCCGTGAGGCCCTGGCGCACATCAAGGGCATTGAGCTGCTTGACCGCTGCTGTACAT CGTTTTCCTCAAACTCAAAGTGATATTATCATTATGCACCATTTGGCTTGTCGCCAAACTGTGTATCCGTCCCCTGCGCTGTTTTGCCTCAGAAAAGCTCCGAAAG GTTTTGGCAAGTTCTACTCAAAGGATGGGAATGCACCTGGAGGCGAACGGCCTGCTGGGGGAGGCCAAG AGGTGAACTCTAAGGACTCTCATCCTGgtggagaggagaagaaaagcagGAGGAAGGGCTCCAATTTGTGGACACGCCTACAGAAG GGGGACTTCCCCTGGGATGAGAGGGACTTACAGTACCTGGCCATTGCTTTGGCAGGAATGGTGTCTGCATTCCTGTACTTCTATTTCCGGGAAGTAGGCAAGGAAATTACCTGGAAGGATTTTGTGCAATTCTACCTGACCAGGGGACTG GTGGACCGCCTGGAGGTGGTGAACAAGCAGTATGTCAGAGTCATTCCGGCACCAGGGGTGAACACCTCTAATGTG AACTATGTGTGGTTCAGCATCGGTAGTGTGGACATGTTTGAGCGCAACCTGGAGGCAGCCCATCAGGAGCTAGGTGTAGAGCCAGCCCACAGAGTGTCAGTGATCTACAGGTCTGAGAGTGATGG GTCTTTTTTGAGGAGCATGATTCCCACCTTTCTGCTGATTGggttcctcctcttctccctgCGCCAGGGACCTATGATGGGAGGTGCAGGTGGTGGCAGTCGAGGAGGGCTCTTCAGCATGGGAGCGTCTAAGGCCAAGATGTTAAAGGACAACATCAATGTCAAGTTCAAAGATGTGGCTGGTTGTGAAGAGGCCAAACTGGAGATCATGGAGTTTGTCAATTTTCTAAAGAATCCCAAACAGTACCAAGATCTTGGGGCCAAAATACCCAAG GGAGCTGTGCTCTCTGGGCCCCCGGGAACAGGCAAGACTCTTTTGGCAAAGGCAACTGCTGGAGAAGCGGGAGTCCCTTTCATCACTGTCAATGGGTCCGAGTTCCTTGAGATGTTTGTCGGTGTGGGGCCTGCTAGG GTGAGGGATATGTTTGCCATGGCGCGGAAGAACGCTCCCTGTATCCTTTTCATTGATGAGATTGATGCAGTGGGCAAAAAGAGGGGCCAGGGCAATTTTGGTGGCCAGAACGAGCAGGAAAATACACTGAACCAGCTATTGGTGGAGATGGATG GTTTCAACACGAGCACTAATGTAGTTGTGCTGGCTGGGACCAACCGACCTGATATACTGGATCCAGCCCTCATGAGGCCTGGCAGATTTGACCGGCAGATCTACATAG GTCCACCTGACATCAAGGGCAGGGCTTCCATCTTCAAAGTTCACCTGCGTACACTGGTGCTGGACAGCACTATGGACAAGGATGCTTTGGCCAGGAAAATGGCGGCCCTCACACCAGGCTTCACTG GAGCTGATATTGCTAATGTGTGCAACGAGGCAGCCCTCATTGCTGCCAGGGATCTTAATACGTCGGTTGACGTAAAGCACTTTGAGCAGGCCATTGAGCGGGTTATTGGAG GTCTGGAGAAGAAAACTCAGGTCCTACAGCCCACTGAGAAGAAGACAGTGGCATACCACGAGGCTGGTCATGCTGTCGTGGGCTGGTTCCTGAAGCATGCTGATCCCTTACTGAAG GTGTCCATCATCCCCCGTGGGAAGGGCCTTGGCTATGCACAGTATCTGCCCAAGGAGCAGTACCTGTACACGCGAGAGCAGCTGTTCGACCGCATGTGCATGATGCTTGGGGGCCGTGTGGCCGAGCAAGTCTTTTTTGGCCGGGTCACCACTGGAGCACAGGATGACCTGAAAAAAATCACTCAGTCAGCCTATGCACAG ATTATACAGTTTGGGATGAGCGACAAGGTGGGCCAGATGTCTTTTGACCTTCCGCAGCAGGGCGAGATGCTAACAGAGAAACCCTACAGTGAGGCCACGGCACAGCTGATTGATGAAGAGGTTCGGGACCTCATTAATGCTGCGTTTGAGCGAACCCGCAGCCTAGTGCTGGACAAGAGAGACCTGGTGGACAAG GTAGGCAAGAGGCTTCTGGAGAAGGAGGTCTTGGATAAGGCTGACATGCTGGAGCTGCTAGGTCCAAGGCCCTTTGAGGAGAAGTCTACCTACGAGGAGTTTGTGGAGGGCACAGGCAGCTTTGACGAAGACACAAGCCTGCCCCTGGGCCTGCGGGACTGGAACAGGCAGCGGGAGGAGGCCCTACAGGAAGGCCAGGCTGTTTAG